ACGGAGGGGTCAGTGGGTTTGCCAACCTCTCGGTCAAGGATGGGTTGGACTTTTGTCGCCCACAAGGGGCTCTTGTTGCTCCGTATGTAGCCGGGATGCTCAACAGCTTCAATATCTATGACTTTACGGTCTCTTTCCTTTTGACAGGAAAGTTTGGACATGTATTCAGGCGTACGGGATTCAATTATCCCTCGATCTCTGACCGAGGTGTCTATCCCAACAAACTCCTGAGCGAGGTGATCCGAAGCGATGGCTCTGATATCGTGCCACTGCCAAAGAGGGATGACGATCAGACCTATGCAAAGTATGCCGAGTTCGCATACTATATGGACTATCTCACAGAGAGTGCCAGTCACGTCCGTCTATCTGAGGTCAATCTTACTTACACTCTCCCATCAAGCGTGACAAGCAGGGTCGGGGTCAGGAATGCTTCGGTATATGTACAGGGGAACAACTTGTTGACAATCAAACAGACCAAGTATGATGAAGACCCTGAGTTCAAGAGAGGGGCATTGAGATTGCAGCCCACATGGTTGTTTGGTCTGAAATTAGAATTTTAAGAAATAGCTATGAAAACAAATATCTTACTCTCAACGATAATATCTGTTGTCGCACTGTGCATGGTCTCGTGTGATGACTTTCTAAGCAAGGCTCCGTCAAAGGAAGAGAATCTTGAGATCAGGACGGTCGAACAGTTGGAAGCTCTCATTGCCAACCACAACAGTAAGTCAAAATCGATTGAATCCAACAAGATCGCACTTTATTCGAGCGACAACTTTGAGTATTCGAAGGAACTCTACAAGACGCCCAAACAGATAATGCCATCGATGGCTCTGTATCAATACTATACATGGAATATGGAGCTTGCATCGGATGACTCCAACGATACAGGCTGGGGCGACTACTTCGATCGCATATATAATGCCAATCTCATCATCAATGAGATTGACAAGGCTTCCGGCAGAGACGATGATAAACGTCGACTGAAAGCGGAAGCACACTTCATACGTGCGCACAATTATCTTAGCTTGGCTTCCATCTACTGTCTGCCTTATGGTCCTGCGACCAAACAAGAGGATGGGTTGCCTTTGAAGCGAAGCACCAGCTTTGAGGAGAGGTTGGATCGGGTAAGCCTTGAGGAGACTTATGACTTTATCGAAAATGATATAAAAGAGGCACTGAAGATCGATGTCAGTCTTTACCGAGACGATCTTCGACGCACATGGCGTGCAAATAAAGCTGCGGCTTGCGCCTTGGCATCACGCTTTTATCTCCTGAAAGGTATGTATGCAGAGGCTGAGAAGTATGCGGATATGGCACTCAAGGAGGATGACACCTTGATCGACTATACGAGTGGTGTGATCACACAAAAAGCTGAGGTCGGTCTGGACGAAAACATGATGCCGATCATGATCACCTTCCCTTCTACATGGACCAACAGGATTGATGATCTGACCTTCAGTAGAGAAACAGATATGTATTACCAAAAGTCCATCATCACCTTTGTGGACTTGTGTTGGCTCATCCCCAGTCGCCGTCTTTTGAACCTTTACGATCAGGAGCATGACTTGAGGTATCGCTATTTCATCGTACCTCAGTTCTCATACACTTTGCTCGTTCGAGGTGCATTCCCGGGGTATTGTACATACAATCATGAGATCACATCAGGTCTGTCGGTCGCAGAGATGTTGTTGATAAAGGCCGAGTGTATGGTACGTACAGGGCAGAATGTTGCGGGAGCAATGGGTGTCCTCAACAGGTTGAGAGATAAACGTATCAGCAAGGACGCCCCTGCTGAGGTCAGATTTCTCTCGGCAAGCGACAAGCAGGAAGCCCTCCGACTTGTTTTGGACGAACGCTCCAGAGAGATGCCATTCACCATGAGGTGGAGTGATATACGCCGATGCAACTTCAACGAAGACCCTTCGGACGACATCACCATCACCCGAAGTTTTTACGACATGGATGCTTATAAGGTCAAGGATGATCAACCCAAGGAATACACCTTGGCTCCGGGTTCGAGGAGATATGCTGCTCCAATACCGAAAAATGAGATCACATCCGGCCAAGGTGTGATCAAGCAAAATAGATATTGATCGTCATGATGCAAAAAGTGGGAGTGTCAAAATGTGAGTTTTGACACTCCACCTTTTTGTGTTTGCTTTTACGTTAATTGAGGTATGGGGAGGTGCTTTGTTCAGAATTAGAGGGGGTCAACTGATGAGTCCCCAGTCCTTCTCGTGCCGGAGGAGTGCTGTGAGCTGCGCTTGTAAGACAGCGTTGTGGGGGGCTTCGAGGAGAGGATCATCGTTGAGGATCTGCTCGACGAGATTGACACAGAACTGTACGATACGGCCGTCTTTGGCGAGGTTGGCGATCTTGAAGTCCAGCCCGATACCACTCTGGCGCGTCCCTTCCATATCGCCGTGTCCTCGGAGTTTGAGGTCTTCTTCGGCAATACGAAAGCCGTTGGTCGTCTCGACCATGATGTCGATACGTTTGCGGGATTCTTCGCCAAGATTGTTGCCTGTCATGAGGATACAGTAAGATTGGTTGCTCCCACGACCGACACGCCCCCGTAGCTGGTGGAGCTGCGAGAGCCCGAAGCGTTCGGCACTCTCGATGACCATGACCGTTGCATTGGGGACATTGACACCGACTTCGATCACGGTGGTGGCGACAAGTATGTCGGTCTTACCGGAGGCAAAGAGTGTCATGGCCTCCTCTTTTTCAGAAGGCCTCAGTTTGCCATGAACGATGCCGATCGTGCGTGTGGGGAAAGCTTCCTTGAGCATCTCGAATCCCTCTTCGAGACTCTTGTAGTCCATCTTTTCACTCTCTTCGATGAGGGGATAGACGACATAGACCTGTCGTCCGGCCTCGATTTGATCTCGGATGAAGAAGTTGAGTTCGGGGCGTTTGCTCTCGTAATAGTGTTGGGTGCGGATAGGCGTCCGCCCGGGGGGAAGTTCGTCAATGATCGATACATCAAGGTCTCCGTACAGAGTCATCGCCAATGTGCGTGGGATAGGTGTCGCACTCATGATGAGGATGTGGGGATGGACATGATTGTTCTTTTCCCACATGATGGAGCGTTGGTGTACGCCAAAGCGGTGCTGTTCGTCGATGACGGCGACAGCAAGTCGGCGAAACTGCACGTAGTCTTCGATGAGGGCATGGGTACCTACGAGGATGTCTATCGAGCCATCGGCTATGCCCCGGGCGATCTCTCTCTTCTCCTTTGTCTTTGTCGAGCCCGTGAGCAGGCGGACAGACGTGTCGAGCGGGGCGAGGAGTTGGCTCAGGCTTTCGTAATGCTGTCGGGCAAGTATCTCGGTGGGTGCCATCATGCAGGCTTGGTAGCCATTGTCCACAGCAAGGAGCATGGTGAGGAGGGCAACAATCGTCTTGCCACTGCCGACATCTCCTTGGACGAGGCGGTTCATCTGCTTTCCGCTCTGGAGGTCGGTGTGTATTTCCCGGATGACTCTCTTCTGTGCGTTTGTGAGATCGAAGGGTAAGACCTCGCTGTACAGTCGTCTGAACTCGTCACCGACCTTGGGTAGGAGGATGCCTTGATTTTCGTTCTGACGTCGCTCCTTGAGGTATTGCATCCTAAGTCGGACATAGAAGATCTCTTCCATCTTCAGGCGAGCAGAGGCACGACGAAGCATATCCTCGTTCTCGGGTAGGTGTATCTGCCGGAGTGCCTCGTAGAGGGAGAGCATATTGTAGTGATCCGTGATGTATCGGGGAAGGGTGTCGGGGAGCTTGTCTTTGAGGAGGTCAAGGAGCTTGGATACGAGTTCGTTGATGAACTTCGAGTTGAGCGACATTTTCTTCATGCGCTCTGTCGTCGAGTACATCGGATAGAGCTTGCCCACACTACTTTGTTTGGGATTTTTCAGATCGTCGATCTCCGGATGGGCGATACTGTAAGTGTTGCCGAAGCGTGTAGGCTTGCCGAAGACGAGATAGGGGGTATTGAGCGAAAGGTGATCTCTGAAGTATTGTATGCTATTGAACCACACGAGCTCGATCTCTCCATAAGGATCACGGAAGGTGGCCTTGAGACGTTTTCTACGCCCTTCGCCTTCGATGGTCTTGGAGGTGATGACCCCTTTGAGTTGGATATAAGGGAGGTGTTCGCTTACTTCAACAGTCTTGTAGATCCGTGTGCGGTCGATGTGCTTATATGGGAAATAGTAGAGCAGGTCTCGATAAGTCCGGACACCAATCTCCTTGGCAAAGACCTTTGCTCGGTGTTCGCCCATCCCCGGTAGGTACTTGATATCGGTGTCCAGAAGGTTTGTCATGCTCCGTCCCTTATGCTTGCGATCCATGCCCCGAGGATCATATCCTTGGGTGTAGTGATCTTGATGTTAAGCTCGTCTCCTTCGACTGTTTTTGGCGTGATACCCAAAAGTCCTTCGACCAAAGAGGCATCATCTGTGAATGTTGCTTTGTCTTTCTGTTCGTCATAAATACGGTAGGCTCTGCGCAAAGTCTCTGCATCGAAGACCTGCGGCGTCTGCACAAGGCCGATAAGGCTGCGATCCAATGGTCGGTAGCTATCGTCCTCTCCTTTGAGTCTCACCGAGTCCGTGCACGGAATGACGGGTATGACAGAAGGCTCATTCGTCTCAAACAGTCGTGCCAGCATCTCCGGAGAGACAAACGGGCGCACCCCATCATGCACCCCCACACGGACAACATCATCCGGCATTGCCATGAGGCCTTGATGGACACTATCGGTGCGGGTCTCTCCACCTCCCACGATGAGGATTGCACCATGATTACTAAGGTATCGCCGTCGGAGCTCGTCTACATACGCTATATCATCCTTGGGCACAGCGATCGAAATGAGCATGTCACTGTCATAGGCCTTGAGTGCTTGTACGGTGCGCATGAGGATCGGCAGATCACCGATCTCCATATATTGTTTCGGGATGTCTCCGCCCATGCGAAGCCCCTTGCCCCCTGCTACGATGACACAACCCCTTTTCATCTCTCAAATCTCTTACACACTTCCCACATGACGATCCCACCGGCGACAGATACATTGAGCGAATGTTTTGTGCCATATTGGCGGATTTCGATACAACCATCCCCGGCGTCTATGACCGACTGATCGACCCCTTTGACTTCGTTCCCGACAACAAGGGCGATGGGTTCGCAAGGTGTTTTTTCCGCAAATTCATCGAGAAATATGCTTCCTTCCGCCTGCTCCACGCACCATATCTTGTAGCCCTCACCTTTGAGCTCTTGCACACAAACAGATGTGTCCGGATAGTACTTCCACGACACCACCTCTTCTGCTCCCAGTGCGGTCTTGTGTATGTCCGGATGAGGAGGTGTTGCGCTGATCCCACAGAGGCAGACACGCTCTATCCTCAAGGCATCGGCCGTACGGAAGACTGCGCCGATATTATTCATGCTTCGGACATTGTCCAGCACGATGACGACAGGCACCTTCTCTGCTGACGAAAACTCGGATGGGGTCAGCCGATCCATTTCTTGTATGCTGAGTTTTCTGTTCATGGGATCATTCCGCAGAGGGTTTAAGTTTTGCCACGATCTTCACGGCCTCGACAGCCTCCTTGACATCGTGTACGCGCAGGATGTGTGCGCCATGGAGGAGTGCAAAGGTATTCAGGATACTTGTGCCATTGAGGGCTTCTTGAGGAGAGGTCTCAAAGAGCCGATATATCATGCTTTTGCGAGAGATGCCCACAAGGAGAGGTAATCCCAGTGTCGCAAACTTATCGAGTTCGCTCATCAACTCATAGTTTTGATCAAGGGTTTTGCTGAAGCCAAATCCGGGATCAAGGATGATGTCTTTGATGCCTGCCGCTCGTGCTTTTTCGATGGGTCGAAGGAGCTCTGAGATCACGACATCGGTCACCTTGCCCGAGTACTCGGTGAGACTTTGCATCGTCTTTGGAGTACCACGCATGTGCATCAAGATATAGGGCACCTGCAAAGAGCCCACTGTCGCATACATCTCACTATCAAGTAGGCCACCCGACACATCGTTGATCAGGTCGGCTCCGCCTATCTCCACGGCTTTTCGGGCGACATCGGCTCTGAACGTGTCTACCGAAACAATGACTTCCGGATAATCCCTTTTCAATATCTCCAACACCTGAGCCACACGTGCCCACTCCTCTTCAGGAGAGACCTCCGTTGCGTCGGGGCGGGTCGAATATCCTCCGACATCTACCATCGATCCCCCCTCTCGGAGGATCTGTTCGATGCGATCATGAATGGCTCTGTCGCCTTGGATGCGACTTCCTGAGAAAAAGGAGTCGGGGGTATGGTTGAGTATCCCCATGACGATAGGTTCACGACCCAAGTCAAGGAGACGACCACGTATATTGATAAGAAGGCTGGGTTTCATAATGTCGATATTATACTCTGAGTAACAAATTTAACGATTATATTTGCAATGACTTGGAAGATACACCGATTTTCCTTCATCCATCAACCAAAAAAATGAGCTGTCACACATGACCACCATACAACACCTCTACGAGATCTATCTGCGCCATCCCGGTATATGTACGGACACCAGAAAGTTGTGTAAGGGGGATTTATTCTTCGCTCTTCATGGAGCCAATTTTGATGGCAACGACTTTGCCCTCCGTGCTCTTGAACAAGGGGCGGCCTATGCCATCGTTGATAAGGACGTGGCACCCTCCGATCCTCGTTGCCTTCTTGTCGAAGATACGTTGACGGCACTTCAAGCCCTTGCCACCCATCACCGCCGACAGTTTGACATCCCTGTCATCGGCATCACGGGCACCAACGGTAAGACGACGACGAAGGAGCTCATCCGCTCCGTCCTCTCTCGCAAGTACAACCTCCTTGCCACCGAGGGCAACCTCAACAACCATATCGGTGTACCGCTCATGATCCTCAGACTCGACTCCTCCCACGAGATGGCTCTCATCGAGATGGGTGCAGGGGCACCCGGAGAGATCCATACCTTGGTAGAGATCGCACAGCCGAATGTGGGGCTGATTACAAACATCGGTAGGGCTCACTTACAAGGATTTGGGTCGATAGAAGGAGTCTTGCGTACCAAGAGTGAGCTTCCCGAGTATCTCTATGCTCATGAGGGTACTTTCCTCCTGAATAGTGACGATCCACTCTTGGTTGAAAAATGGGGAACACAGACCGTACTTACCTATGGGCAAGAGGGCAACTATGTCTCAGGCAAAGTGGCAGGTCATCTGCCCTACCTGTCGGTCTCGGTCGGAGAAACAGTGGTCCACTCTCAACTCGTAGGGGCATACAATCTCATCAATATCCTTGCTGCAATCGCGATGGGCAAATACTTTGAAGTGCCCGAAGCCGACATCTATGCAGGTATCGAGGGGTATCAACCCACCAATAACCGTTCGCAGCTCGTCCGACTTGAGGGTGGCTCCCAACTCATCGTCGATGCCTATAATGCCAACCCCTCAAGTATGGCTGTTGCCATTGACAATCTCGTTGACTCGCCGGCTCGACACAAAGTCGCCATCCTCGGAGACATGCTCGAACTCGGAGAAGCCACCGAAGAGGAGCATCGTAGGGTCTTGACACACCTCTCTGCTCATCCCGAAGTCAAGGCTCTACTCTGTGGCCCATGCTTCCGAAAAGTTGCAGGCGAGGCATTTCTTGCCTTTGAGAAGGTCGAGGACATCTGTGAATATCTCCGCCGGCATCCTCTCCCATCCGAAAGCCTTGTGCTCATCAAAGGCTCACGTGGGATAGCCCTCGAAAAGGTTCTGCCTCTTTTCTGTTCAGGCAGTCTATGACTGTGTCGGGCCAATATGCACACATCTGATTGAGTCAAGAATGAGCGATTACACCCTCATTTTTTCCGAGTAGATATTTCATCCACAACGGAGCGATTTTGCCGAGAGTCTGCACATCGCCAGTCATTGTTTTTTTGTATCTTGCCGAGACGAGATAGTATCATTTGTGCGCATTCGGCAGTGCAAGGACGTCTAACGCAAAGAAAGATGATGGTATGAGACTAAAGAAGATATACAGGTTTGTGGCTTTGGTTATTTTTCTGCTGATCATTGGATTGGGTGCATTTGCCTGGTATATGTTGGATCTTACTTTGGCCATGACACATAGGGGACAAGACATCGAAGGATCTTACCGTGAAATGCGAGATCGATATCCGACCCTCGGCTCTTGGATCGACAGTCTTCGCAATGTCTCTGCTCTGAGAGATACATTCATCACCGCCAAAGATGGTACAAAACTTCACGGCTACTATGTCCGAGCGGCAGTACCTACGGCCAAGACTGCCGTCATCGTCCATGGATATACCGACAATGCCATACGGATGATGATGATAGGAGAAGTCTATCATCGACACCTCCATTACAATATCTTGCTGCCAGACTTGCGTCATGCGGGGCTTTCTGAAGGTGGACATATACAGATGGGATGGCTTGATAGATTCGATGTGGCACGATGGGTGGACGAAACGCCTTCTATCTTCGGCGACTCTGCGAGGGTCGTCGTACATGGAATATCCATGGGGGCTGCGACGACCATGATGTATTCGGGCGAAGATCCTTCCGAAAGGGTCAAGGTCTTTGTCCCCGACTGTGGCTATACCTCCGTATGGGATCAGTTTGCGTACCGCCTCAAGGTCGAATATGGGCTTCCCACCTTCCCTATCCTCAACGCAGCGGACATTATCTGTCAATGGCGGTACGGCTGGGGCTTCAAGGAAGCCTCCTCTCTTAACCAAATCGTACGCTGTGATCGTCCGATGCTCTTCATTCATGGAGCAGAGGATGATTATGTCCCTACCGAGATGGCTTATCGTCTCTATGATATGAAGCCGGGGATAAAGGAGCTTTGGATCGCACCGAGATCGGCACACGCTGTCGCTTACCTCGACCATCCACAAGAGTATATCTCACGTGTCAAGACCTTTGTGGATCCTTATATGCAGTGAGTAAGGCAGGCGGTCTTGTGCTTGAGGAGGAGATCAGCCTCATTATGATGTCTGCCATGTCATGGATCGTGGATCAAGCATGACGGATGTGTCAAATAGTAATCACCCCACCAAGTCATCTTCCGAACTTGGTGGGGTGATTACTATTTATCCTCGGCAGAGAAGTCTGCTTCGGGTAGAGGGTTAGATACCTCTTTTGGGGAGTTTGTTCCAGTAAGGCATACGTTCGATAAGCTCTACTGTCACCTTGCGGTCTCCTTCTCTCACCTCATGGCTTTCGGAGGTAGGGATGGCAGCTATGCGTTTGCCTACACCACGACTTTTGAGCATGTCTGTGGGGACTCCTCTCAGTTCAAGACCCGTGACGATGGCATCAGCTCTCATGGCCGAGAGTCTGTCGTTGTATGCCATAGATCCTCGTGCATCGGTATGTCCTGTGATGAGGAACTTCTTGTTCGTCATTGTCTTGAGGTGTGTGGCAATCTCGTCCAAAAGGTGTGCCGACTCTTCGGTGATCTCATAGCTGTCAAATGCAAATGTGATGGCGGAGAAGAGTTTGTATAGAGGGTCAGCATCTCTTTCGATGTATTTGATGACTTCCTTTTCGACCGGCACGGTCTCACGCACGATACGTTCTCGGTAGACAATTTGTGGAGCTGTTTCCTTACTGTTCCCGAGGCGAACCATCACGCGAGCTGTGACTTGTGGGAATGCGAGTCTCTTCTCTCCCAATGATGTCATGTAGTCGCCTTGGATGCCGAAGCCGAATCTGTCATTGAACCAGCTATTGATCCCCACACCTATCGAAGGCAAGAAGAGGTGGCGAGCTGTGTTAGCTTCCTTATTGAATTTGTCGGAGTGCTCCCATCTCAGTTCCTCGTTGCGGAAGTTAGGCAGACTGCCTTGTCTGTTCAAAGCAAAGTCCTTGTACATGTAGTTTGCGCCGATACGGAAGTAGGGTTCGACGTACTTCTTCTTGAAGAGAGGAGTGAGACGTAACTGTAGTCCAAGACCTCCTATGCCGAAGAGGCTTTGTTTCTCCTTACTCCCTGAAGAGAGGGCTTTCACGCTTCCGAGGGATGCCTGAAGGTCAGCGTAGAGCCAAGGGGTGAGTTCGTGTGCGATATAGATGTTGCCTCCGAACATGACATTGCGTAGACGTAAGGTGTACGCATCGCCTTTTTCAGAAGAGTTGTAGTTGCCGAGTGTCATTCTGCTGATGTTCAGCATGCTACCTCCAAGTCCAAACTCCCAACTCTTTTGCGGATTGGACTCCTGCATCATAGGCTCAACCTCTTGTGCGTGTGCTGTGAATACAGTGGCGCACAAAATGGGTATAAAAAGAATGTATTTAATCACTTTCATAATGTGTCTATCAATTCCAAATTTAACGGCCATCACGGGATTACATAGGGATATAGTCTGCTAATGCTATGTGGTGCTGGTAAGATGGGATTTTTCCGGGTGCTTCAGACCATATATGTACTACCTGTTCAGGAGAAAAGAGTTCGACCTTTAAGGTGCAGGTTCCATTATTTTCCGCTTTTTGAGAGTATATTGTCATTTGATCCAGTCGTGATCCGTCATAGCCACTTCTGCCGGAATTTTGATAGTATACGGTGGCTCCTGGATCTGTTTCGATCACGAGGACAAATACTTGTTTACTCCCTCCCCCTGAAGATGAATTGTCATCTTCAATTGTAGGCTCTTGAGTGATTTTGAACTTTGTCTTTTCCATTGGCATCGAAGAGCCTCCGCCAGCGTTGTTACCATCTTTCCCTTTGAGATATTCCCAAAAGTGAGAGAGTTCTGTTTTGTTTGTTGGCCAAGTTCCACCATCCTTGTCTCGGATGGTGCCGGCATTGACCTCTTCGACCCAAAGTTGGTAAGCTGATTTACCTACACCTGGGTCACCTTTTGGGCCTTCTGCTCTTACGTTGGTATTTATGCCATTTATATACCAGAATCCCTCTTTTATTTCTACTCTGTCCCCATTGCCTTGATTGCCTTTTTCTCCGGTATCACCTTTGTCTCCCTTGGCTCCGGCATCACCTTTGTCACCCTTGGCTCCGGCATCACCTTTGTCACCCTTGGCTCCGGCGTCACCTTTGTCGCCCTTGGCTCCGGTGTCTCCTTTGTCACCTTTTTCTCCGGCGTCGCCCTTTTCGCCCTTGGCTCCGGCATCACCTTTGTCTCCCTTGGCTCCGGTGTCTCCTTTGTCACCTTTTTCTCCGGCGTCGCCCTTTTCGCCCTTGGCTCCGGTGTCACCTTTGTCACCCTTGGCTCCGGTGTCTCCCTTTTCGCCTTTGGCTCCGGTATCACCTTTGTCACCTTTGTCACCCTTGTCACCCTTCGCGCCTTTTGCAGGGATGCCGGTGTCTTTGTCACCTATCTGCCAGTTTCCCTTTTCGTTGACAAATGGTGTCCGTCCATCTTCTCCTTTAGCACCGGTGAGAAAGTAATAGAAGTCTTGTTTTGAAGATCTTGCAGGATCCCATTTTTTCCCCGGTACCTTGGGGTTATCGACAGAGCCATCTTTGATCCACTGCACCCAAATGGTATAGGCATCAGTCCCTGCATCACCTTTCTCACCCTTGATGTACTTGAAATAGTTGGGGAGGTCTGTTGCTTCCTTCCATACGATCGTTCCGTTTTTTACGGCTTCGACCCATACCTCATAGGCACTATGCCCCCTTGGGCCGGGAGGAGTTACAATGTCAATGTCATTACACGCTACCCATCCGAAAGATGACAAGATAAGGGTAGCCATCAAATAAATGCAACGTTTCTGCATGATGAAAAAATGATTAAATGTGTTTAATGAGTACAATAAGTATCTCTTCATACAGAGTCAGCTTATTGTCTTTTACTGTGGTTGTTTTGTCCTAATTATTGTAGAAGGTTTACTTAAACCTGTGTGTTGGTGGGCGCAAAAGTAATAATAAATAAAATAATACTCAAATAAACACACGGTCTTTTTTATATTGAACTTAATTGTCAGGGGTGAATTTTATATTTTTAGCAAAGTTTCTCTGCCTTCGTAAAGTGGATGGGTGACATGAGACGACCTTGGCTTCTCGTCGGGTAGGGAACTTTGAATCAAGTCTAACG
This is a stretch of genomic DNA from Porphyromonas cangingivalis. It encodes these proteins:
- a CDS encoding IspD/TarI family cytidylyltransferase, translated to MKRGCVIVAGGKGLRMGGDIPKQYMEIGDLPILMRTVQALKAYDSDMLISIAVPKDDIAYVDELRRRYLSNHGAILIVGGGETRTDSVHQGLMAMPDDVVRVGVHDGVRPFVSPEMLARLFETNEPSVIPVIPCTDSVRLKGEDDSYRPLDRSLIGLVQTPQVFDAETLRRAYRIYDEQKDKATFTDDASLVEGLLGITPKTVEGDELNIKITTPKDMILGAWIASIRDGA
- the folP gene encoding dihydropteroate synthase, with product MKPSLLINIRGRLLDLGREPIVMGILNHTPDSFFSGSRIQGDRAIHDRIEQILREGGSMVDVGGYSTRPDATEVSPEEEWARVAQVLEILKRDYPEVIVSVDTFRADVARKAVEIGGADLINDVSGGLLDSEMYATVGSLQVPYILMHMRGTPKTMQSLTEYSGKVTDVVISELLRPIEKARAAGIKDIILDPGFGFSKTLDQNYELMSELDKFATLGLPLLVGISRKSMIYRLFETSPQEALNGTSILNTFALLHGAHILRVHDVKEAVEAVKIVAKLKPSAE
- a CDS encoding RNA methyltransferase, with product MNRKLSIQEMDRLTPSEFSSAEKVPVVIVLDNVRSMNNIGAVFRTADALRIERVCLCGISATPPHPDIHKTALGAEEVVSWKYYPDTSVCVQELKGEGYKIWCVEQAEGSIFLDEFAEKTPCEPIALVVGNEVKGVDQSVIDAGDGCIEIRQYGTKHSLNVSVAGGIVMWEVCKRFER
- a CDS encoding UDP-N-acetylmuramoyl-tripeptide--D-alanyl-D-alanine ligase, which encodes MTTIQHLYEIYLRHPGICTDTRKLCKGDLFFALHGANFDGNDFALRALEQGAAYAIVDKDVAPSDPRCLLVEDTLTALQALATHHRRQFDIPVIGITGTNGKTTTKELIRSVLSRKYNLLATEGNLNNHIGVPLMILRLDSSHEMALIEMGAGAPGEIHTLVEIAQPNVGLITNIGRAHLQGFGSIEGVLRTKSELPEYLYAHEGTFLLNSDDPLLVEKWGTQTVLTYGQEGNYVSGKVAGHLPYLSVSVGETVVHSQLVGAYNLINILAAIAMGKYFEVPEADIYAGIEGYQPTNNRSQLVRLEGGSQLIVDAYNANPSSMAVAIDNLVDSPARHKVAILGDMLELGEATEEEHRRVLTHLSAHPEVKALLCGPCFRKVAGEAFLAFEKVEDICEYLRRHPLPSESLVLIKGSRGIALEKVLPLFCSGSL
- a CDS encoding OmpA family protein; this encodes MKVIKYILFIPILCATVFTAHAQEVEPMMQESNPQKSWEFGLGGSMLNISRMTLGNYNSSEKGDAYTLRLRNVMFGGNIYIAHELTPWLYADLQASLGSVKALSSGSKEKQSLFGIGGLGLQLRLTPLFKKKYVEPYFRIGANYMYKDFALNRQGSLPNFRNEELRWEHSDKFNKEANTARHLFLPSIGVGINSWFNDRFGFGIQGDYMTSLGEKRLAFPQVTARVMVRLGNSKETAPQIVYRERIVRETVPVEKEVIKYIERDADPLYKLFSAITFAFDSYEITEESAHLLDEIATHLKTMTNKKFLITGHTDARGSMAYNDRLSAMRADAIVTGLELRGVPTDMLKSRGVGKRIAAIPTSESHEVREGDRKVTVELIERMPYWNKLPKRGI
- the recG gene encoding ATP-dependent DNA helicase RecG, with product MTNLLDTDIKYLPGMGEHRAKVFAKEIGVRTYRDLLYYFPYKHIDRTRIYKTVEVSEHLPYIQLKGVITSKTIEGEGRRKRLKATFRDPYGEIELVWFNSIQYFRDHLSLNTPYLVFGKPTRFGNTYSIAHPEIDDLKNPKQSSVGKLYPMYSTTERMKKMSLNSKFINELVSKLLDLLKDKLPDTLPRYITDHYNMLSLYEALRQIHLPENEDMLRRASARLKMEEIFYVRLRMQYLKERRQNENQGILLPKVGDEFRRLYSEVLPFDLTNAQKRVIREIHTDLQSGKQMNRLVQGDVGSGKTIVALLTMLLAVDNGYQACMMAPTEILARQHYESLSQLLAPLDTSVRLLTGSTKTKEKREIARGIADGSIDILVGTHALIEDYVQFRRLAVAVIDEQHRFGVHQRSIMWEKNNHVHPHILIMSATPIPRTLAMTLYGDLDVSIIDELPPGRTPIRTQHYYESKRPELNFFIRDQIEAGRQVYVVYPLIEESEKMDYKSLEEGFEMLKEAFPTRTIGIVHGKLRPSEKEEAMTLFASGKTDILVATTVIEVGVNVPNATVMVIESAERFGLSQLHQLRGRVGRGSNQSYCILMTGNNLGEESRKRIDIMVETTNGFRIAEEDLKLRGHGDMEGTRQSGIGLDFKIANLAKDGRIVQFCVNLVEQILNDDPLLEAPHNAVLQAQLTALLRHEKDWGLIS
- a CDS encoding RagB/SusD family nutrient uptake outer membrane protein, with translation MKTNILLSTIISVVALCMVSCDDFLSKAPSKEENLEIRTVEQLEALIANHNSKSKSIESNKIALYSSDNFEYSKELYKTPKQIMPSMALYQYYTWNMELASDDSNDTGWGDYFDRIYNANLIINEIDKASGRDDDKRRLKAEAHFIRAHNYLSLASIYCLPYGPATKQEDGLPLKRSTSFEERLDRVSLEETYDFIENDIKEALKIDVSLYRDDLRRTWRANKAAACALASRFYLLKGMYAEAEKYADMALKEDDTLIDYTSGVITQKAEVGLDENMMPIMITFPSTWTNRIDDLTFSRETDMYYQKSIITFVDLCWLIPSRRLLNLYDQEHDLRYRYFIVPQFSYTLLVRGAFPGYCTYNHEITSGLSVAEMLLIKAECMVRTGQNVAGAMGVLNRLRDKRISKDAPAEVRFLSASDKQEALRLVLDERSREMPFTMRWSDIRRCNFNEDPSDDITITRSFYDMDAYKVKDDQPKEYTLAPGSRRYAAPIPKNEITSGQGVIKQNRY
- a CDS encoding alpha/beta hydrolase, with amino-acid sequence MRLKKIYRFVALVIFLLIIGLGAFAWYMLDLTLAMTHRGQDIEGSYREMRDRYPTLGSWIDSLRNVSALRDTFITAKDGTKLHGYYVRAAVPTAKTAVIVHGYTDNAIRMMMIGEVYHRHLHYNILLPDLRHAGLSEGGHIQMGWLDRFDVARWVDETPSIFGDSARVVVHGISMGAATTMMYSGEDPSERVKVFVPDCGYTSVWDQFAYRLKVEYGLPTFPILNAADIICQWRYGWGFKEASSLNQIVRCDRPMLFIHGAEDDYVPTEMAYRLYDMKPGIKELWIAPRSAHAVAYLDHPQEYISRVKTFVDPYMQ